A stretch of the Ptychodera flava strain L36383 chromosome 18, AS_Pfla_20210202, whole genome shotgun sequence genome encodes the following:
- the LOC139117662 gene encoding protein lifeguard 1-like encodes MAGEGYYGGQPDAAPSYGASAEPAAQFSAEQEVGDGGAIDRETGGFTTAKTFSDRQVRRNFIKKVYITLTIQLLVTFGIVCVFTFVDEVRRWVQANSGFYYASYAVFIVVYLLLACVEPLRRKSPLNLVMLGVLTLSLSYMAGTIASFYDSHAVVICIAITMGVTIGVTIFCMQTKYDFTALIGIAFVLTLAVLLFGFISIFTYNNIMDTVIGLICALLLVLWLAIDTQLICGGKKHELSPEEYIMAALCLYIDIVYLFLIILSIVEKGQ; translated from the exons ATGGCAGGTGAAG GTTACTATGGTGGACAACCTGACGCAGCGCCCTCATACGGTGCCAGTGCAGAACCTGCGGCTCAATTCTCGGCCGAACAGGAAGTTGGCGACGGTGGCGCCATCGATAGAGAGACAGGCGGTTTTACAACGGCGAAAACATTTTCCGACAGACAAGTCAggagaaatttcattaaaaag GTCTACATAACGTTGacaattcagttgctggtcacTTTCGGTATTGTCTGtgtatttacatttgt AGATGAAGTCAGACGATGGGTTCAGGCGAATTCGGGATTCTACTACGCGTCATA TGCCGTATTCATTGTTGTGTACCTCCTCCTCGCCTGTGTTGAACCGTTGAGGCGAAAGTCTCCCCTTAACCTGGTCATGCTCGGCGTCCTG ACATTGTCGCTATCGTACATGGCCGGGACAATAGCAAG TTTCTATGACAGCCATGCAGTTGTTATATGTATCGCCATAACAATG GGTGTCACCATCGGCGTAACCATATTTTGCATGCAGACAAAGTACGACTTCACAGCTCTGATCGGCATTGCATTCGTCTTGACGCTCGCTGTCCTTCTATTCGGATTCATCTCAATATTTACCTACAACAACATCATGGACACCGTCATCGGTCTGATCTGCGCACTCTTGCTGGTGTTG TGGTTGGCGATCGACACGCAGCTGATCTGTGGAGGAAAGAAGCACGAACTTAGCCCAGAAGAATACATCATGGCCGCTTTGTGTCTGTACATtgatattgtttatttattcctGATCATCTTGTCAATTGTCGAAAAAGGACAGTAG
- the LOC139117160 gene encoding monocarboxylate transporter 12-like, which translates to MKPTSDRKDLDGGWGWVVVFGSSITLMLVVGIDFALGPFFVELQRYYQATSAEISWIMSLGSALKLCVGPIAGALSRRFGARIVVMAVGALSTIGYLSCSFATGIVYLYISYGVFTASILGVAFAPTVSLIGEYFEKKYALANGMAFLCTGIGGFVLTLIFQAAIDHYGWRGAYIILAGINSQICVCSALFRPPTHRQRREEKEVENGGNTKVGRKLLDISLFREFPTYTVVLASEWPLAVALYATVVHLAPRAVFLGMTANQAALIVSVFGITGTFGRLHGFLIDKNYVSAINLYRSSIIVAGITSACSPFLTDFPGSMVHGAILGFCVGVYLPLFSVLFREIVGQENLVTAFGYGTAVMAAGVLIAPPMAGWIFDATGDYHNPYYAGGCFFFVSALITVAKNIIELKQSKRQEETKRSEHACESHDDNTNPVENNSNVVSTSLTVENTQKVPGLNDSNIESIA; encoded by the exons ATGAAACCCACTTCGGACAGGAAGGATTTGGACGGAGGATGGGGATGGGTTGTTGTATTTGGAAGCTCCATCACATTGATGCTAGTGGTCGGTATCGACTTCGCATTGGGGCCGTTTTTCGTTGAGCTGCAGCGGTATTACCAAGCGACGTCCGCCGAAATCTCCTGGATAATGTCACTGGGATCCGCACTCAAGCTGTGTGTAG GACCCATAGCAGGCGCCCTCTCGAGGCGTTTTGGGGCAAGGATAGTAGTTATGGCTGTCGGTGCGCTGTCGACAATTGGTTACTTGTCCTGCTCATTTGCAACTGGCATTGTGTACTTGTATATCAGCTATGGTGTATTTACAG CATCAATATTAGGTGTAGCGTTTGCACCAACAGTGTCACTGATTGGCGAGTATTTCGAGAAGAAGTACGCACTAGCCAATGGGATGGCGTTTCTCTGCACCGGGATCGGTGGCTTCGTCCTGACGCTCATATTCCAGGCGGCGATAGACCATTACGGTTGGAGAGGGGCTTACATCATTCTTGCCGGAATTAACTCTCAAATCTGCGTATGTAGTGCTTTGTTTCGACCACCGACGCACAGACAGAGACGTGAAGAAAAGGAAGTAGAGAATGGTGGAAATACCAAAGTTGGCCGAAAGCTGCTTGACATTTCTCTTTTCCGAGAATTTCCAACGTACACAGTTGTACTAGCTTCTGAGTGGCCACTGGCAGTAGCCCTGTACGCTACTGTCGTCCATTTAGCACCCCGTGCCGTGTTCCTCGGGATGACTGCAAATCAAGCAGCTTTAATCGTTTCAGTGTTCGGTATCACCGGGACGTTCGGTCGTCTGCATGGTTTTTTAATCGACAAGAATTACGTTTCCGCCATCAACCTGTATCGTAGTTCAATAATTGTAGCGGGAATCACATCTGCGTGCAGTCCCTTTTTAACTGATTTCCCCGGGTCCATGGTTCATGGCGCCATTCTTGGCTTTTGCGTCGGTGTATACCTGCCACTGTTCAGCGTGCTTTTCAGGGAAATTGTAGGTCAAGAGAATTTGGTGACCGCGTTTGGTTACGGTACTGCTGTCATGGCAGCAGGAGTTCTAATCGCGCCACCTATGGCAG GTTGGATCTTTGACGCCACAGGAGACTACCACAATCCGTACTACGCAGGTGGATGTTTCTTTTTCGTTAGCGCCCTCATCACCGTGGCGAAGAACATAATCGAGCTTAAACAGTCCAAGAGACAAGAGGAAACCAAACGCAGCGAGCATGCGTGCGAGTCACATGACGACAACACAAATCCAGTGGAGAATAACAGCAATGTCGTATCAACGTCATTGACAGTGGAAAACACTCAAAAAGTACCCGGATTAAACGACTCGAATATTGAAAGTATAGCATAG